The genomic region aggtttagggtttttttaaaagagtaatttgtgtgtgaagGCATCTTcaaggcagcaaaatgaaaacacagggaaGATGGGAAAAGGACTGATAAACACTGCAGCTGTGTgagaaaacacagacaaaattattaaaaagacatGCTAAGACTCTCTTCCGCAGCCCACGTCCTTCCCAGTCATGAGTGCAGATATTGaatttttccatgaaagatGGATTACATCTGACATCCCCTGTGAACATCAGAGTTGTCACAAACCAGCTCCCAtgtacccactgcagcagagcaaagctgactcctcagcagcagaagggcagagctcctgctcctcacagcacactcagccagcacaaactagagaaaggaaatgcattccAACTGGGGGGAGTTGCTATGAAAAATGGAGTGGgttttctcagagaaatctgtcctaattttctcctgtcttttccttgtTTGGACAGAGCCCCAGaccaagaaacagcaaatgtccaacagcagctccatcacccagttcctcctcctggccttCACAGACACACGGGAGCTGCAGgtcttgcacttctgcctcttcctgggcatctacctggctgccctcctgggcaatggcctcatcatcaccgccatagtctgcgaccaccacctccacagccccatgtacttcttcctcctcaacctctccctccttgacctgggctccatctccaccactctccccaaagccatggccaattccctctgggacaccagggccatttCCTACTTGGGATGTGCTGcccaagtctttttttttctgttcttgattGTAGGGGAGTATTGTCTTCTGACCATCATGGCCTACgaccgctacattgccatctgcaaacccctgcactacgggaccctcctgggcagcagagcttgtgtccacatggcagcagctgcctggggcagtgggttgctcaatgctgtgctgcacacggccaatacattttcaataCCACCTTGTGAAGGCAATGccttggaccagttcttctgtgaaatcccacagatcctcaagctctcctgctcagacgcctacctcagggaagttgggcttcttgtggttagtgtttcttttgctttcgggtgctttgttttcattgttctgtcctatgtgcagatcttgagggccgtgctgaggatcccctctgagcagggacggctcaaagccttttccacgtgcctccctcacctggcggtggtctccctgttcctcagcaCTGGCAtatttgcctacctgaagcccccctccatctcttccccatccctggacctggtgGTAGcagttctgtactcggtggtgcctccagcagtgaaccccctcatctacagcatgaggaacgtggagctgaaggaggcccTAAGGAAACTGATGCAATGGACATTTCTCCATCAACAATAAcctgcctccccttctctgcGGAGTGCCCAGGGATTCTCTTAGCCCAGgattgtgcttttttcccctatgatAATCCTACCTGGCAGTAATTGCTGGGGTTCATACCACTGCTCTTGAGGCTTGGTCCTGTTGTGTCTGACCCTTTCACAAATATG from Gavia stellata isolate bGavSte3 unplaced genomic scaffold, bGavSte3.hap2 HAP2_SCAFFOLD_42, whole genome shotgun sequence harbors:
- the LOC132321459 gene encoding olfactory receptor 14J1-like; the protein is MSNSSSITQFLLLAFTDTRELQVLHFCLFLGIYLAALLGNGLIITAIVCDHHLHSPMYFFLLNLSLLDLGSISTTLPKAMANSLWDTRAISYLGCAAQVFFFLFLIVGEYCLLTIMAYDRYIAICKPLHYGTLLGSRACVHMAAAAWGSGLLNAVLHTANTFSIPPCEGNALDQFFCEIPQILKLSCSDAYLREVGLLVVSVSFAFGCFVFIVLSYVQILRAVLRIPSEQGRLKAFSTCLPHLAVVSLFLSTGIFAYLKPPSISSPSLDLVVAVLYSVVPPAVNPLIYSMRNVELKEALRKLMQWTFLHQQ